A window from Flavobacterium gyeonganense encodes these proteins:
- a CDS encoding urocanate hydratase, with the protein MTFKEQIQQGIPSILPPKQVYDPAINHAPKRKEILSAEEKKLALKNALRYFDPKHHAELLIEFSEELEKYGRIYMYRFRPDYKMYARPIDEYPGKSLQAKAIMHMIQNNLDYAVAQHPHELITYGGNGAVFQNWAQYLLTMQYLSEMTDEQTLTMYSGHPMGLFPSHKEAPRVVVTNGMVIPNYSKPDDWERMNALGVSQYGQMTAGSYMYIGPQGIVHGTTITVLNGFRKIKQNPEGSLFVTSGLGGMSGAQPKAGNIAGCITVCAEVNPKITKIRHEQGWINEVVTSTDELVARVVLAKANKETVSIAYLGNVVDVWERFDQENIKIDLGSDQTSLHNPWAGGYYPVGISFEDSNKMMAENPDLFKEKVQETLRRHAAAINKHTAKGTYFFDYGNAFLLEASRAGADVMAENNIDFKYPSYVQDIMGPMCFDYGFGPFRWVCTSGKPEDLLKTDAIACEVLEKMAETAPNEIQQQMQDNIKWIKGAQENKLVVGSQARILYADAEGRIKIAEAFNQAITKGEIGAVVLGRDHHDVSGTDSPYRETSNIYDGSRFTADMAIHNVIGDSFRGATWVSIHNGGGVGWGEVINGGFGMVLDGSTEASNRLASMLFWDVNNGISRRSWARNEGAVFAIKRAMKVQPLLKVTLPNMVDESLL; encoded by the coding sequence ATGACTTTCAAAGAACAAATACAACAAGGGATACCTTCTATATTACCACCAAAGCAGGTATACGATCCGGCTATTAATCATGCTCCGAAACGAAAAGAAATTCTTTCGGCTGAAGAAAAAAAGCTGGCACTAAAAAATGCTTTGCGCTATTTTGATCCAAAACACCACGCTGAATTACTTATTGAATTTTCAGAAGAATTAGAAAAATACGGCCGAATCTATATGTATCGTTTTCGTCCGGATTATAAAATGTACGCAAGACCAATTGACGAATATCCCGGTAAATCATTGCAGGCGAAAGCGATTATGCACATGATTCAGAACAATCTGGATTATGCTGTGGCACAGCACCCTCATGAATTGATAACGTATGGCGGAAACGGTGCCGTGTTTCAAAACTGGGCACAATATTTATTGACAATGCAATATCTGTCTGAAATGACAGACGAGCAGACTTTAACGATGTATTCCGGCCACCCAATGGGATTGTTTCCTTCACATAAAGAAGCACCAAGAGTTGTGGTTACAAACGGAATGGTAATCCCGAATTATTCTAAACCGGACGATTGGGAAAGAATGAATGCTCTTGGAGTTTCGCAATACGGACAGATGACGGCGGGAAGTTATATGTACATTGGTCCGCAGGGAATTGTACACGGAACCACGATTACGGTTCTGAATGGTTTCAGAAAAATAAAACAAAATCCTGAGGGCAGTTTATTCGTAACTTCGGGTCTTGGCGGAATGTCGGGCGCACAGCCAAAAGCAGGAAATATTGCCGGTTGTATTACGGTCTGCGCCGAAGTAAATCCGAAGATTACTAAAATCCGTCACGAGCAGGGATGGATAAATGAAGTTGTAACTTCTACAGATGAATTGGTGGCGAGAGTAGTTTTGGCGAAAGCCAATAAAGAAACCGTTTCGATTGCTTATTTAGGAAATGTGGTTGACGTTTGGGAACGATTCGATCAGGAAAATATCAAAATTGATTTAGGTTCAGACCAGACTTCGCTTCACAATCCATGGGCCGGAGGGTATTATCCTGTTGGAATTTCCTTTGAAGATTCCAACAAAATGATGGCTGAAAATCCGGATTTATTCAAAGAAAAAGTTCAGGAAACGTTACGCCGCCATGCAGCTGCTATTAATAAACATACGGCAAAAGGAACGTACTTTTTTGATTATGGAAATGCCTTTTTATTAGAAGCTTCTCGTGCAGGAGCTGATGTGATGGCAGAAAACAATATCGATTTTAAATATCCGAGTTACGTTCAGGATATTATGGGACCAATGTGTTTCGATTACGGATTTGGACCTTTCCGTTGGGTTTGTACCTCAGGAAAACCGGAAGATTTATTAAAAACTGATGCTATTGCTTGTGAAGTTTTAGAAAAAATGGCAGAAACTGCCCCTAATGAAATCCAGCAGCAAATGCAGGATAACATTAAATGGATCAAAGGTGCTCAGGAAAACAAACTGGTTGTGGGTTCACAAGCAAGAATTCTGTATGCTGATGCTGAAGGAAGAATCAAAATTGCAGAAGCTTTTAATCAGGCAATTACAAAAGGTGAAATCGGAGCGGTTGTTTTAGGCCGCGATCATCATGACGTTTCCGGAACCGATTCACCTTATAGAGAAACCTCTAATATATATGACGGATCACGTTTTACTGCCGATATGGCGATTCATAATGTAATTGGAGACAGCTTTAGGGGAGCAACCTGGGTATCGATTCATAACGGCGGTGGCGTTGGCTGGGGAGAGGTTATAAACGGCGGATTTGGTATGGTTCTTGATGGTTCTACAGAGGCTTCAAACCGTTTAGCATCAATGCTTTTCTGGGATGTAAACAACGGAATTTCAAGACGAAGCTGGGCCCGAAATGAAGGTGCTGTTTTTGCAATAAAACGTGCCATGAAAGTTCAGCCGTTATTGAAAGTAACTTTACCCAACATGGTTGATGAAAGCTTACTATAA